The DNA segment GAGAAATCCGTCAGCCACGCCAGTGCGCCGATGACCCGCGCGCCTGCGCCGGAATATGTCCCGGAAGCGCCACATCAAAGCGACTGGCAGCGCCCTGCCTTCATCTTTGAAGGTAAAGGTGCGGCAGGTGGTCATAGCGCAACGCATCAGGCCGCCGCACCAGCCACGCGCCCGCAGCCTGTAGAATAAGCTGAACGCGATGTTAAAGATAAAGCCGACCTGCGGGTCGGCTTTTTTGTACCTGCAATCGGTGCCCGTTATCTGTTTTCCGGGCAAAAAAATGCCCGCTCCGGGGTGAAGGGAGCGGGCAGACAAAACATACCCAGTTTCATGATATGTTTCAAAACATGTGCTATCTGTTCAACTGAAACAGAGACATTCCTTGCATATCGCTAAACGCTTTATAGGACGCCTGTAACGCAGCCTGTTGCATTACATACGACGAGATGGCCGCGTTCCAGTCCACATCGACCAGATCGCTCATCTGCTGTGCCTGACCCAGCGCGCGCTCACTTCCCAATGAATCCAGGGAATCCAGCTCACTCAATTGCGTTCCCAGTTCCGCACGAACGGTCAGGACGTTATTAAGGGAGTTTTTCAGGCCACGGTTTGTTTTATCAATCGCCGCAGCAGCTTCCGCCTTCTTCACATCATCGTCAGCAACCGGCGTTTTCAGCGCTGCAATGGCTGTATCCAGCATCGCAAACAGGCTGGTTTCTGAAGCGCTGTTATCAGGCTCCGGTACGGCATTACTGGTAATACGATTAAAAATCTGATCGCCCGTATGACCAATCACCATCGTACGCGAAGCATCAACCTGCTGGGTGATGTTTTCAGTGCCGCCGCTATAGTCGCCATTTGCCTGATCAAACGGCGCTTTTTCAGTTTTATAGCCTGCGAAAATGTAACGACCGTTGCCGTCGGTACTGTTGGCCAGGTTCATTAACTGATCGCGAATCCCCTGTAGATCGCTCGCCAGCGAGGCGCGGTCATCATCGCTTAAGGTGCCGTTAGCGGCGTAAACGATTTTTTCCTGCGCAGTTTGAATTGCAGCTGTCACCTGACTTAGCACGTTTTCTTCCAGCGACACTTTCTGAGTGGCAAAGGTACGTGCCAGCGCATACTGACTGTTCTGAGCCTGGGCCTGAGCGAGTACGATAGCCTGAGAAGCGGCAATAGGATCGTCAGACGGATTAATCACGCGCTTACCGGTGGACATCTGCTCACCGTACTTCATCCATTCAGCCTGGGAATTGGTGATACCACGCATATTCTGCTGGTACATCATCTGGGTACTGATACGCATTTATCCTCCTCTCCCTTAGCGAATGCCCAACAGCGCATCAAACAGCGTATTCGCGGTTTGCAGCACCTGGGCGTTCGCCAGGTAGTACTGCTGATAGCGTTGCAGGTTGCCGTATTCTTCATCAAGGTTAACGCCGGAAATCGATTGCTGCTGGTTGTACAACTGCGTCACGACATTGCCCTGCGCCGTGCTGCTGGTTTTCAACGTGGCGGTTTTGTTCCCCACATCGCTGACCATCGTCGCATAAGCATCATTAAAGGACTTATTGCCTACCGTTTTCTGGGTTTGCAAATCCAGCAGCGCCTGACCGTTACGGTTATCGCTCCCACCCGCATCGGGATCGGAAGCCATCGCAATTTTGGATTCATCGGTCACCAGCACGTTCATGTTCACAATGGCATCGCTGACCGGTTTCAGGGTAAAGCTGTCATTCGCATTTGCCCCTGCCCCGACCGTCACTTCCAGTCCGTCAAACGTCAGTTTCCCGTTGGTTTCAACCGCCTTAAAGCTGGTGTTGTCTGACAAGCGGGTGACCTGCCAGTCCTGACCATCAAATACCAGCTTATAATTGGTAGCCTGTACCGCGGAACTGTCGGTGACTTCCGCAGACAAGGTTCCGCTACCCGTATTTTTCGCATTACTCAATACGGACGGTTTACCGATGGAAAAGAAGTCCTCGCCCTGATCGCCATTGGCATCATATCCCTGTTTATGCTGGGCATTAAACGCTTCGGCAAAGGCCAGCGCCAGCTGGTTGAGGGTATTGCGAGTCTGATCCAGATCCTGAGAGCGGAACGTCAGCAACCCGCCAAGCGAGCCGCTATTGAGCAATTTTTCCGGGATTTCAATGTTTCCGGCAGTCGCATCAACATAGGCGACCGTGGTGCGTGACGGATCGGCGCTGGACGGCACCGCGGCCAGTTGACGGGCGCTGCTGCCCTGCACGAGGGTATAGCCATTCGCCATCGTCAGGTTATAGGTGCCGCCGTCCTGGACGCTAACTTCCACACCGACAATCTGGTTCAGCTCACTCACCAGTTGGTCGCGTTGGTCGAGAAGATCGTTCGGTGAAGCGCCCGCGCCCACCCCGGTCAGACGGGAAATCTGATCGTTCAGGCTGGCGATTTGCTTCGCGTAATTGTTGATCTGCTCAACGCTGGAGCCAATGGCAATATTGACCTGCTTATCCTGATCGCGCAGGTACTGATCGGTCGTTTTAAACTGGTTTACCAGGCCGTCGGCTTTACCGATAAGCGCCTGACGCGCTGCCGGGTCT comes from the Citrobacter koseri ATCC BAA-895 genome and includes:
- the flgL gene encoding flagellar hook-associated protein FlgL; translation: MRISTQMMYQQNMRGITNSQAEWMKYGEQMSTGKRVINPSDDPIAASQAIVLAQAQAQNSQYALARTFATQKVSLEENVLSQVTAAIQTAQEKIVYAANGTLSDDDRASLASDLQGIRDQLMNLANSTDGNGRYIFAGYKTEKAPFDQANGDYSGGTENITQQVDASRTMVIGHTGDQIFNRITSNAVPEPDNSASETSLFAMLDTAIAALKTPVADDDVKKAEAAAAIDKTNRGLKNSLNNVLTVRAELGTQLSELDSLDSLGSERALGQAQQMSDLVDVDWNAAISSYVMQQAALQASYKAFSDMQGMSLFQLNR
- the flgK gene encoding flagellar hook-associated protein FlgK, whose product is MSSLINNAMSGLSAAQAALNTASNNISSYNVAGYTRQTTIMAQANSTLGAGGWVGNGVYVSGVQREYDSFITNQLRAAQNQSSGLTVRYEQMSKIDNLLSSTTSSISTSLQGFFTSLQTLVSNAEDPAARQALIGKADGLVNQFKTTDQYLRDQDKQVNIAIGSSVEQINNYAKQIASLNDQISRLTGVGAGASPNDLLDQRDQLVSELNQIVGVEVSVQDGGTYNLTMANGYTLVQGSSARQLAAVPSSADPSRTTVAYVDATAGNIEIPEKLLNSGSLGGLLTFRSQDLDQTRNTLNQLALAFAEAFNAQHKQGYDANGDQGEDFFSIGKPSVLSNAKNTGSGTLSAEVTDSSAVQATNYKLVFDGQDWQVTRLSDNTSFKAVETNGKLTFDGLEVTVGAGANANDSFTLKPVSDAIVNMNVLVTDESKIAMASDPDAGGSDNRNGQALLDLQTQKTVGNKSFNDAYATMVSDVGNKTATLKTSSTAQGNVVTQLYNQQQSISGVNLDEEYGNLQRYQQYYLANAQVLQTANTLFDALLGIR